A stretch of Candidatus Hydrogenedentota bacterium DNA encodes these proteins:
- the aspS gene encoding aspartate--tRNA ligase, producing the protein MHPFRTHTCGALRAADAGQEVRLSGWVHRKRDHGGVIFIDLRDHYGITQIVVNPDRPFFSAAEQVRFESVLTVTGKVVMRTPDTVNPNIGTGEIELVAEALVVESGCDTLPFPVNQDLECPEDTRLQYRFLDLRREHMHRNIMLRSRTAHLVREHLTSRGFTEFHTPILTSSSPEGARDYLVPSRLYPGQFYALPQAPQQFKQLLMISGFDRYFQIAPCFRDEDSRADRSPGEFYQIDIEMSFITQDDLFAELELLMCRVFKELGTKRIQSETFPRIPYRTAMEKYGMDKPDLRFGLEMIDVTGIFAESDLKVFASSARNPKGAVKAILAPGAAAQPRKFFDDAEAFAKAEGAKGLAWIALREGDLKGPIVKFFREDEKKALLEATGAKEGDALFFGAGDRAATNAIMGKVRVYLGNALGLIDPNLAAFCWIVDFPMFEYNEEEKKIDFSHNPFSMPQGGLDALLNQDPLEVLAYQYDIVCNGIELSSGAIRNHRPDIMLKAFEIAGYPEEVVTTKFPALWKAFHYGAPPHGGIAPGLDRIVMLLADEPNIREVIAFPLTQKAQDLLMGAPSEVTPKQLNELHLQIKYPPKSEK; encoded by the coding sequence ATGCATCCATTCAGGACCCACACATGCGGGGCGTTGCGCGCGGCGGATGCCGGGCAGGAAGTCCGACTGTCGGGCTGGGTACATCGCAAGCGCGATCACGGAGGCGTCATCTTCATAGATTTGCGCGATCATTACGGCATAACACAGATCGTGGTGAATCCGGACCGGCCGTTCTTCTCCGCGGCGGAGCAGGTGCGATTCGAGAGCGTCTTGACCGTGACCGGCAAGGTGGTCATGCGCACGCCCGACACGGTCAATCCGAACATCGGCACGGGCGAGATCGAACTGGTCGCCGAGGCGCTCGTGGTCGAATCGGGTTGCGACACGCTGCCGTTTCCGGTCAATCAAGATCTCGAATGCCCGGAAGACACGCGGTTGCAATACCGCTTTCTCGACTTGCGCCGCGAACACATGCACCGCAACATCATGCTGCGTTCGCGGACGGCCCATCTCGTTCGCGAGCATTTGACCTCGCGCGGATTCACGGAATTCCACACGCCGATCCTGACCAGTTCGTCGCCGGAAGGCGCGCGCGACTACCTCGTGCCGAGCCGCCTGTATCCGGGCCAGTTCTATGCCTTGCCGCAGGCGCCGCAGCAGTTCAAGCAGTTGCTCATGATTTCGGGGTTCGACCGGTATTTCCAGATCGCGCCGTGTTTCCGCGACGAGGATTCGCGCGCGGACCGGAGTCCGGGCGAGTTTTACCAGATTGATATCGAGATGTCGTTCATCACGCAGGACGATCTTTTCGCGGAACTGGAACTGCTCATGTGTCGCGTGTTCAAGGAACTCGGCACGAAGCGGATCCAGTCGGAAACGTTCCCGCGGATTCCCTACCGGACGGCCATGGAAAAATACGGCATGGACAAGCCCGATCTGCGGTTTGGCCTTGAAATGATTGACGTCACGGGCATCTTTGCCGAATCGGACCTCAAGGTATTCGCTTCATCGGCCCGCAACCCGAAGGGGGCGGTGAAAGCGATTCTGGCGCCGGGCGCAGCGGCACAGCCGCGCAAATTCTTCGACGACGCCGAGGCGTTCGCAAAGGCGGAAGGCGCGAAAGGCCTTGCATGGATCGCGTTGCGCGAGGGCGACCTGAAAGGGCCGATCGTCAAATTTTTCAGGGAGGACGAAAAAAAGGCGCTGCTCGAAGCGACCGGGGCGAAGGAGGGCGATGCGTTGTTCTTCGGCGCGGGCGACCGGGCCGCGACAAACGCCATCATGGGCAAGGTGCGTGTATATCTCGGCAATGCGCTCGGTCTGATTGATCCGAACCTTGCCGCCTTTTGCTGGATCGTGGATTTCCCGATGTTCGAGTACAACGAGGAAGAAAAGAAGATAGACTTTTCGCACAATCCGTTCTCGATGCCGCAGGGCGGCCTCGATGCGTTGTTGAACCAAGATCCGCTCGAGGTGCTTGCGTATCAATACGACATCGTTTGCAATGGGATCGAATTGTCGTCCGGCGCGATCCGCAACCACCGCCCCGACATCATGCTCAAGGCATTCGAGATTGCCGGATACCCCGAAGAAGTCGTCACCACCAAGTTCCCGGCGCTGTGGAAAGCGTTTCATTACGGGGCGCCGCCCCACGGAGGCATTGCGCCGGGCCTGGATCGCATCGTGATGCTGCTCGCCGACGAGCCGAATATCCGCGAAGTGATCGCGTTTCCGCTGACTCAAAAAGCGCAGGATCTACTCATGGGCGCGCCGAGCGAGGTCACGCCGAAACAGTTGAATGAACTACATCTTCAAATCAAATATCCGCCAAAATCCGAAAAATAA
- a CDS encoding ABC transporter permease, protein MVKLRKVLGLVVLLASLIVLTCLWERHAHGAIRFLTPQNLRNLLPWIGLFGILSLGEALVIITGGIDLSVGSVVALVGIICAVLLRDFGWPVAAAIPASLGVAIAVGAWHGLLVTKARMQPFVVTLCGLFFYRGIARLITGDTTRGFGTAFPNLTWLGSGFIPDDGSSLVSVPFVILMMLAVLEGAYLHFSAQGRHLFALGANEDAARFSGIPITRLKITAYALCGLLSGFGGLLIAFNVNSLGPTDFGSFYELYAIAGAVLGGCSLRGGSGNVAGVVVGASLIVVLKNLVNILEIPSQLEYVVIGGAILAGVFADEMFSRRQAGIRTAA, encoded by the coding sequence TTGGTTAAATTGAGAAAAGTATTGGGTCTTGTCGTTCTATTGGCGAGTCTCATTGTGCTGACGTGCCTGTGGGAGCGGCATGCCCATGGCGCCATTCGCTTTTTAACCCCGCAGAACCTGCGCAACCTTCTGCCGTGGATAGGGCTTTTCGGCATTCTGAGCCTCGGCGAAGCGCTGGTTATCATCACGGGCGGCATAGACTTGTCCGTCGGCAGTGTCGTGGCGCTGGTGGGTATAATCTGCGCGGTATTGCTGCGCGACTTTGGCTGGCCGGTCGCGGCGGCGATTCCCGCCAGTCTGGGTGTCGCGATAGCGGTCGGCGCGTGGCATGGTCTGCTGGTTACAAAGGCCCGAATGCAACCGTTTGTCGTGACGTTATGCGGTCTTTTTTTCTATCGGGGCATTGCACGGCTCATCACCGGCGACACAACACGCGGCTTTGGCACCGCCTTCCCCAATCTGACGTGGCTGGGCAGCGGTTTCATTCCGGATGATGGTTCCAGTCTGGTTTCGGTTCCTTTTGTCATCCTGATGATGCTTGCGGTTTTGGAGGGCGCCTATCTCCATTTCAGCGCCCAAGGGCGCCATCTCTTCGCGCTGGGCGCCAACGAAGACGCCGCCCGATTCAGCGGCATCCCCATCACCCGGCTGAAGATAACAGCCTACGCTCTTTGCGGGCTTTTAAGCGGATTCGGTGGTCTGCTGATCGCGTTCAACGTCAATTCGCTCGGCCCGACGGATTTCGGCAGTTTCTACGAACTCTACGCCATTGCCGGCGCGGTCTTGGGCGGATGCAGTCTCCGCGGCGGTTCCGGCAACGTGGCCGGCGTCGTGGTCGGGGCTTCGCTCATCGTGGTATTGAAAAATCTGGTGAACATTCTGGAAATTCCGAGCCAATTGGAGTACGTTGTCATCGGCGGCGCGATATTGGCCGGTGTATTCGCCGACGAGATGTTTTCGCGACGGCAGGCCGGCATTCGGACGGCGGCCTAG
- a CDS encoding sugar-binding protein, which translates to MIRTLWTITIVALLAFGCGQSSKPEKTGPDSSKPVSAKSAKSAPKVAFVTNNASDFWKIAKAGTEKAAKEFGTEVVFRIPSTGTAQEQQVIVQDLITVGVSGIAISPKDPANQTAMLNKAAAAVNLVTQDSDAPESNRMCYIGTDNYQAGVAAGEFLKKTLPNGGKIMLFVGTLDAQNAVDRKRGIEDAIKGSGIVIVDTRTDETDRVKAKRNTQDALVTHRDLACLVGLWSYNGPSILSGVRDSGKLGQVKIVCFDEEEEALQGVKDGYIAGTIVQQPFEFGYQSVKVLTALAKGDKSVIPSSKQIIIPVKVITKENVDAFWSELKQLTGKR; encoded by the coding sequence ATGATTCGGACACTATGGACGATAACGATTGTGGCTTTATTGGCATTCGGCTGCGGCCAATCCTCGAAACCGGAAAAGACCGGCCCGGATTCGTCTAAACCGGTTTCGGCCAAGTCGGCCAAGTCGGCTCCGAAAGTGGCGTTTGTCACGAACAACGCCTCGGACTTCTGGAAAATAGCCAAGGCCGGCACAGAAAAGGCCGCGAAGGAATTTGGAACCGAAGTCGTGTTCCGTATTCCCTCGACCGGCACGGCGCAGGAACAGCAGGTCATCGTGCAGGACCTGATTACCGTCGGTGTGTCGGGCATTGCAATCAGCCCGAAGGATCCGGCAAATCAGACCGCGATGTTGAACAAGGCGGCCGCCGCGGTGAACCTCGTAACGCAGGATTCCGACGCACCCGAAAGCAATCGCATGTGCTATATCGGAACGGACAATTATCAGGCGGGTGTCGCCGCGGGTGAATTTCTCAAGAAGACGCTGCCCAATGGCGGCAAAATCATGCTGTTTGTCGGCACGCTCGACGCCCAGAACGCCGTGGACCGCAAGCGGGGCATTGAAGACGCCATCAAGGGATCCGGTATCGTTATCGTGGATACGCGAACGGATGAAACGGATCGCGTCAAGGCCAAGCGAAACACGCAGGACGCGCTCGTGACGCATCGCGATCTGGCCTGCCTGGTGGGATTGTGGAGTTACAACGGCCCCAGTATTCTCAGCGGCGTCCGCGATTCGGGCAAACTCGGACAGGTTAAAATAGTTTGTTTCGACGAGGAAGAAGAAGCGTTGCAGGGGGTCAAGGACGGTTATATCGCCGGAACGATTGTCCAGCAACCCTTTGAGTTCGGTTATCAATCCGTCAAGGTCTTGACCGCGTTGGCCAAGGGCGACAAATCTGTCATCCCTTCCAGCAAACAGATTATCATCCCCGTAAAGGTCATCACGAAAGAGAATGTTGACGCTTTCTGGTCGGAATTAAAACAGTTGACGGGAAAACGATGA
- a CDS encoding radical SAM protein → MRRILLVNPNRMLPPIAPIGLEYVAANLREHGFDPVLCDLAFAQDWKACLKSSLDGVSPDAVGVSIRNLDDAYFASQDFILEKMVEIIRHIRTLTDKPIILGGVGFSIAPREILRFSGADYGIAGDGEWAFPQLLECLSTGRIPDDVPGVVYWAGSGLVREVAPKRRDILRMPAPARRLADNARYFAEGGQAGIETRRGCTQNCLYCVDTLAKGIVARARGTSSLIAEIEDLLEQGIDVLHLCDSECNVPPEPLLRLCDALVQRGLGHRIRWYAYAAPVPFDARLARHMAKAGCRGINFGVDHGVPEMLCRLGRIHSPDDARNAARICRETGIACMFDMLFGGPGETPETLKQAIAFAREADPDCVGLSCGIRVYPHTGLARQIRAQGPLHANRNLHGAVRDNPELLRPIFYVNAAIGENIHEQVAALVDGDARFFHAVPSQLGANYNYNNNSVLAKAIRDGARGAYWDILRQSLSKSPDPMDR, encoded by the coding sequence ATGCGCCGTATCCTGTTGGTCAATCCAAACCGCATGTTGCCGCCCATAGCGCCCATCGGCCTCGAATATGTCGCCGCAAACCTACGCGAACACGGCTTCGATCCGGTCCTCTGCGACCTGGCCTTCGCCCAGGACTGGAAGGCGTGTCTGAAATCGTCGCTGGACGGCGTGTCGCCCGATGCGGTCGGCGTCAGCATTCGCAATCTCGACGACGCCTATTTCGCGAGCCAGGATTTCATCCTTGAAAAAATGGTTGAAATTATCCGCCACATTCGGACATTGACGGACAAGCCGATCATTCTCGGTGGTGTGGGATTTTCGATTGCGCCCCGTGAAATCCTGCGCTTTTCCGGGGCGGATTACGGCATCGCGGGCGACGGCGAATGGGCGTTTCCACAACTGCTCGAATGTCTTTCCACAGGCCGGATTCCGGACGACGTGCCCGGCGTGGTCTATTGGGCCGGCTCCGGCCTCGTTCGCGAAGTCGCGCCCAAACGCCGCGATATCCTACGCATGCCCGCTCCCGCGCGACGCCTGGCCGACAATGCCCGCTATTTTGCCGAGGGCGGCCAGGCGGGCATCGAAACCCGGCGCGGCTGCACGCAGAACTGCCTCTATTGCGTGGACACGCTCGCGAAGGGAATCGTGGCGCGCGCGCGCGGCACGTCTTCGTTGATCGCTGAAATCGAGGATTTGCTGGAACAGGGCATTGACGTGCTTCATCTTTGCGACAGCGAATGCAACGTTCCGCCGGAACCGTTGCTCAGACTGTGCGATGCCCTCGTGCAGCGGGGACTCGGCCATCGCATCCGCTGGTACGCCTACGCCGCGCCTGTGCCGTTCGATGCCCGGCTGGCGCGGCACATGGCCAAAGCCGGCTGCCGCGGCATCAACTTTGGCGTGGATCACGGCGTTCCGGAAATGTTGTGCCGCCTGGGCCGCATCCATTCGCCGGACGATGCCCGGAATGCGGCGCGGATCTGCCGTGAAACCGGCATCGCCTGCATGTTCGACATGTTGTTCGGCGGCCCCGGCGAGACGCCGGAAACCCTGAAACAGGCCATCGCGTTCGCGCGGGAGGCCGATCCCGATTGCGTCGGTCTTTCCTGCGGCATCCGCGTCTATCCGCACACCGGCCTGGCGCGCCAGATACGCGCCCAAGGGCCGCTCCACGCCAACCGCAACCTGCACGGCGCGGTGCGCGACAATCCGGAGCTGTTGCGCCCAATCTTCTACGTCAATGCGGCCATTGGAGAGAACATTCACGAACAGGTGGCCGCCCTAGTTGATGGCGATGCGCGTTTTTTTCATGCCGTTCCGTCGCAACTCGGGGCAAATTACAATTACAACAATAACTCGGTTCTTGCGAAAGCCATCCGCGACGGCGCCCGTGGCGCCTACTGGGACATCCTGCGGCAGTCACTTTCCAAGTCGCCGGATCCTATGGATAGATGA
- a CDS encoding trehalase family glycosidase, with the protein MINELANVWPQSGLFAFSGVDGETRHAEPFVAAGLADTLGWYFYLTPRVTARLTVNGSPLLPRKTPDGYCLSDCWHCAVADFPDIRVDGAFVDRQTLLLRIGTSDTGMDVQLLLDPAPREMDTGRLIAGNGWWLAVRQRRTGLHDQFGLAISYADADDALAHASAALDTDLDSIVRDRLRFYEEAAIPESLSDTARRAFFKAVSIQKVNIESPQMDMPYRWTTPDRMPHRHMWMWDTAFHGLGLQYLDAEIADEAMRALFVKQRPDGKLLLAVQPGQPNREEEDTQPPIVAWSLCHQNERNGRTECLQELYPAVVRYLEWFEHNRKNGHGLYGWRVRVDADPVRGARGGESGMDNSPRFDRIAGMTAVDLSCYMASEYRCMGKLAQCLGRTEDVAEWRRRHIEIARRVNALLWDDEDQFYYDLDEQDDFVPVKTTAGFMPLLAEIPDRDRAEALRMHLTNPKEFWSAAPLASVSQDERDFCQDMWRGPMWPNVNLLVYYGLMAYGFFQEARALGRATLREISHWYARTGCFYEYYDSTGTLPPPELPRKGGVGEQGGVGFGVVADLHWTAAVYVHLSNELG; encoded by the coding sequence ATGATAAATGAACTGGCCAATGTCTGGCCGCAAAGCGGCCTATTCGCCTTTTCCGGCGTTGACGGGGAAACTCGCCACGCCGAACCGTTTGTGGCCGCCGGACTTGCCGATACGCTGGGATGGTATTTTTACCTGACCCCCCGGGTTACGGCGAGATTGACGGTAAACGGATCGCCGCTTTTGCCGCGCAAGACACCGGATGGCTATTGCCTGTCGGACTGCTGGCATTGTGCGGTGGCGGATTTTCCCGATATTCGGGTGGACGGCGCCTTCGTTGATCGGCAGACTCTGTTGCTCCGTATCGGGACGAGTGATACGGGAATGGATGTCCAGTTGCTTTTAGATCCGGCGCCACGTGAAATGGACACGGGACGGTTGATTGCGGGAAATGGTTGGTGGCTGGCTGTCCGCCAACGCCGCACGGGCCTGCATGACCAGTTTGGCCTTGCCATATCCTACGCGGACGCGGACGACGCTTTGGCGCACGCATCCGCGGCGCTGGACACCGATCTGGATTCGATTGTGCGTGACCGCCTGCGTTTTTACGAAGAGGCGGCCATTCCCGAATCGTTGTCCGATACCGCGCGGCGGGCCTTTTTCAAGGCGGTTTCCATTCAGAAAGTCAATATCGAAAGTCCCCAGATGGACATGCCATACCGATGGACCACACCGGATCGCATGCCGCACCGGCACATGTGGATGTGGGACACCGCTTTTCACGGATTGGGATTGCAGTATCTGGACGCCGAAATCGCCGACGAGGCCATGCGCGCGTTGTTCGTGAAACAGCGCCCGGACGGCAAACTGCTGTTGGCCGTCCAGCCGGGGCAGCCCAATCGCGAGGAAGAGGATACGCAACCGCCCATTGTCGCGTGGTCGTTGTGCCATCAGAACGAACGCAACGGAAGAACCGAATGCCTGCAGGAACTGTATCCCGCCGTTGTGCGGTATCTTGAATGGTTCGAACACAACCGGAAAAACGGCCATGGATTGTACGGCTGGCGCGTACGGGTGGACGCCGATCCGGTGCGGGGCGCCCGCGGCGGCGAAAGCGGGATGGACAATAGCCCCCGTTTCGACCGGATCGCCGGCATGACCGCCGTGGACCTGTCCTGTTACATGGCGTCCGAATACCGCTGCATGGGCAAATTGGCGCAGTGCCTGGGCCGGACCGAAGATGTCGCGGAATGGCGGCGGCGACATATCGAGATTGCCAGGCGCGTCAACGCGTTGTTGTGGGACGACGAAGATCAGTTTTATTACGACTTGGATGAGCAGGACGATTTTGTTCCTGTAAAGACGACGGCGGGTTTTATGCCTCTGCTGGCCGAGATTCCCGATCGCGACCGCGCGGAAGCGTTGCGGATGCACCTGACGAATCCCAAGGAATTCTGGTCGGCCGCCCCGCTCGCGAGCGTGTCGCAGGACGAACGCGATTTCTGCCAAGACATGTGGCGCGGTCCCATGTGGCCAAACGTCAACCTGCTGGTCTATTACGGGTTGATGGCGTACGGCTTTTTCCAGGAAGCGCGGGCGTTGGGCCGGGCCACGCTGCGGGAAATCTCGCATTGGTATGCGCGCACGGGTTGTTTTTACGAATATTACGATTCGACGGGAACGCTGCCCCCGCCGGAATTGCCGCGCAAGGGTGGGGTAGGCGAACAGGGCGGCGTGGGATTCGGCGTCGTGGCGGATTTGCATTGGACCGCGGCCGTGTATGTCCATCTGTCAAACGAATTGGGATAA
- a CDS encoding sugar isomerase domain-containing protein, which translates to MYLDRYFEAMDAVLAKVRGTQRARIEQAGAMIADRLAHGGALAVMDTGHMLRHEALCRAGGMLVIAPFAYTLNVDNTMEHRKTERATEEMAELERRTVGLALDSSKMKRGDVLIVNSNSGRTSNVIEVAIQCRERGIATIGIASFGQMERCAAVHPAGKLIDVADLCIDNGSPHGDALVDVKDNERMCPGSGIASAYVFWAIHAEAVERLQAMGINPSIYRSVHVGGHEYIEEQRKQFLAKGI; encoded by the coding sequence ATGTATCTGGATAGGTATTTCGAGGCAATGGACGCGGTTCTGGCCAAGGTGCGCGGCACACAACGTGCGCGCATTGAACAGGCAGGCGCGATGATCGCGGACCGTCTGGCGCACGGCGGCGCCTTGGCCGTGATGGACACGGGGCACATGCTTCGCCATGAAGCACTGTGCCGGGCAGGAGGAATGCTGGTCATTGCCCCATTCGCCTACACGCTCAACGTGGACAACACGATGGAGCACCGGAAGACGGAGCGCGCCACGGAAGAAATGGCCGAACTCGAACGGCGCACCGTGGGACTCGCTTTGGATTCGAGCAAGATGAAACGCGGCGATGTGTTGATCGTCAATTCAAATTCGGGGCGCACGTCAAATGTGATCGAAGTAGCCATTCAGTGCCGGGAACGGGGCATTGCAACCATAGGAATTGCCTCTTTCGGGCAAATGGAACGGTGTGCGGCAGTCCATCCAGCCGGCAAGCTGATTGACGTTGCGGACCTCTGTATTGATAATGGCTCACCGCATGGCGACGCCCTTGTGGACGTGAAGGACAACGAACGGATGTGTCCGGGCAGCGGCATCGCGTCCGCGTATGTTTTCTGGGCGATCCATGCGGAAGCCGTTGAACGCCTCCAGGCAATGGGAATCAATCCCTCGATCTACCGCAGCGTTCATGTCGGCGGCCACGAATATATTGAAGAACAGCGCAAACAATTCCTGGCAAAAGGCATCTGA
- a CDS encoding BadF/BadG/BcrA/BcrD ATPase family protein: MKARLLLAIEGGGTKTRVLLAKETGDILERWIGGPASGLYTRPVDGAKAFRALLEPVRKRVEGLNGRIVRIGMGGPMDVSLFESVARDMFGSAPITRVGERQIALAVYGLGWGVALIAGTGASCTAVNESGQEASCGGCGPQFGDEGSGYWIGREAIAAAMRMADGRLEKTALADRLCAFYSVSRIWDVLNLVERGSGHVSGPRVAACVPVVFELARHGEPTSSRICRLAGRHLARLVCDTVCRVSWKSARIPLVLAGGVFNGKRLITAPFAASFRQVPVPFTRYPPVCEPAEGLVNILCNKHRGG, encoded by the coding sequence ATGAAAGCACGTTTGTTGCTCGCCATCGAGGGGGGCGGAACCAAAACAAGGGTCTTGTTGGCCAAGGAAACAGGCGACATCCTTGAACGCTGGATTGGCGGGCCTGCCAGCGGCCTTTACACACGGCCTGTGGACGGCGCCAAGGCGTTCCGTGCGCTGCTCGAACCGGTTCGCAAGCGTGTGGAGGGGTTGAACGGCCGCATTGTCCGAATTGGAATGGGCGGGCCCATGGACGTTTCCCTTTTCGAGTCCGTGGCCAGGGATATGTTTGGATCCGCGCCGATTACACGCGTGGGAGAACGCCAAATCGCCCTCGCAGTATACGGACTGGGATGGGGTGTTGCGTTGATTGCGGGGACCGGCGCCAGTTGCACGGCGGTCAATGAAAGCGGCCAAGAAGCCTCCTGCGGCGGTTGCGGTCCGCAGTTCGGCGACGAAGGCAGCGGGTATTGGATCGGGCGCGAAGCGATTGCGGCGGCCATGCGCATGGCGGATGGACGCCTTGAAAAAACCGCGCTTGCCGATCGGTTGTGCGCGTTCTACAGTGTGTCGCGGATTTGGGATGTACTGAACCTCGTGGAACGGGGCAGCGGCCATGTGTCGGGTCCGCGGGTGGCGGCCTGCGTGCCGGTCGTCTTCGAGTTGGCGCGCCATGGCGAACCGACTTCAAGCAGGATATGCCGGCTTGCCGGCCGGCATCTCGCGCGCCTCGTTTGCGACACGGTATGCCGGGTATCGTGGAAAAGCGCCCGGATTCCCCTGGTTTTGGCTGGCGGCGTGTTCAACGGCAAACGTCTCATCACGGCCCCGTTCGCCGCATCGTTCCGTCAGGTCCCTGTCCCATTCACGCGTTATCCGCCGGTGTGCGAACCCGCGGAGGGTCTGGTGAATATTCTATGCAACAAACATCGTGGCGGATAG
- a CDS encoding HD domain-containing protein translates to MSDESWCDWEALMQRVLRHYHGAEDSIHGPEHWRRVERFGLDIAEHTGADRMVVRLFAWFHDAGRVNQHTDPGHGRRGAELARLLKGELFDLPAPAFDTLVYACTWHTDERFNDDPTIGACWDADRLDLGRVGITPSPRFMNSDYAKRLAQKRENG, encoded by the coding sequence ATGTCCGATGAATCTTGGTGCGATTGGGAAGCGTTGATGCAACGGGTGCTCCGGCATTATCACGGGGCCGAAGACTCGATCCATGGCCCCGAACACTGGCGGCGCGTCGAACGCTTCGGACTGGACATAGCGGAACATACGGGCGCCGATCGCATGGTTGTGCGGCTTTTTGCATGGTTTCATGACGCCGGGCGCGTCAATCAACATACCGACCCGGGCCATGGGAGGCGCGGAGCGGAACTGGCGCGTTTGCTGAAAGGCGAATTGTTCGACTTGCCGGCCCCGGCCTTTGACACGCTTGTCTATGCCTGCACCTGGCACACGGATGAACGGTTCAACGACGATCCCACCATCGGCGCCTGCTGGGATGCGGACCGGCTCGACCTTGGCCGGGTGGGCATCACGCCCTCGCCGCGTTTCATGAATTCGGACTATGCCAAAAGGCTCGCCCAAAAACGGGAGAACGGGTGA
- a CDS encoding DUF2905 domain-containing protein, producing MDLAGLGKWMVLVGFGLVISGAVMWLAGRFGLPFGRLPGDIAVERGRFSLYLPIASCLVASIVLTLLVNLILRILQK from the coding sequence ATGGACTTGGCCGGTTTGGGGAAATGGATGGTTCTTGTCGGTTTTGGGCTGGTGATATCGGGTGCTGTAATGTGGCTGGCTGGACGGTTTGGCCTTCCGTTTGGCCGCCTGCCGGGCGACATCGCCGTCGAACGCGGACGATTTTCCCTTTATTTGCCGATCGCTTCCTGCCTTGTGGCCAGTATTGTGTTGACCCTGCTGGTCAATCTGATCCTGCGTATCCTGCAAAAGTAG
- a CDS encoding HD domain-containing protein: MNTRKSGACIREAEAFAAEHDPDPAHASQVCRNALALFDSLRDFHGMGPGDRVLLHAAALMHDTGYGAGVAKHNKASRDRILSQKLTGLSIRELMMIACIARYHTGPEPDPDHKVYRDLKPREQEKVARLAAMLRIADGLDRSHAQSAEALHVDCDGATVRIHVVQPAAYPGDIAAAVRKGRLFEKVFGVTLEISAE, encoded by the coding sequence ATGAACACAAGAAAGAGCGGTGCATGCATTCGGGAAGCGGAAGCGTTCGCGGCGGAACATGACCCCGATCCGGCCCATGCGAGCCAAGTCTGCCGGAACGCGCTGGCGCTGTTTGATTCGTTGCGCGATTTTCATGGAATGGGGCCGGGCGATCGCGTCCTGTTGCATGCCGCCGCGCTGATGCACGACACCGGCTATGGCGCCGGTGTCGCAAAGCACAACAAGGCCTCGCGGGACCGCATCCTCAGCCAAAAACTGACGGGCCTGTCTATTCGCGAACTCATGATGATTGCCTGCATCGCACGCTATCACACCGGCCCCGAACCGGATCCGGATCACAAGGTCTACCGCGACCTGAAGCCCCGGGAACAGGAAAAGGTCGCGCGATTGGCCGCGATGTTGCGCATTGCGGACGGCCTCGACCGATCCCATGCGCAATCGGCCGAGGCGCTGCATGTTGATTGTGACGGTGCGACTGTCCGCATTCATGTTGTCCAGCCGGCCGCCTATCCGGGCGATATTGCCGCCGCGGTCCGCAAGGGCCGGCTCTTCGAAAAAGTGTTTGGCGTAACGCTGGAAATAAGCGCGGAGTAA